In Blastocatellia bacterium, the genomic stretch TTGATTACCGCAATCAAGGCGTCCGCTACGACCGCGCGCCGCTGCTTAGAGACGGGCCGCTAGGCCAGTCGAATGATGGCCTCGTCGTAACGCGGTACGAGTATGATCGCAACGGTCGCCGCACGCACGTCATCGAAGACGACCTCGACACTCGGCAAACTTTTTATGACGGCGCGGACCGCGCCATCAGCGAGGTTGACCCCGAAGGCAACGAGGTCGCCAGAGAGTACGATGGCGATAGCAACGCCATGACCGTGATTGAGAGGGAGTACACGCAACGCCAGGACGTTGCGGCGCACCGCGCGCCCGCCCTGCAAGAGACCTTCACGACGATCAACGTCTACGACCGGCTCAACCGCCTGATCCGCACCACCGACAACCTGGGCCAGACGATCCGTTACCAGTACGACAGCCGCGACAACCTCATCCAGCGGAGCGACGCGCAGCACTCGCGCGACGATGCGCAGTTGATTGCTGACCCGCTCGGTCGTTTTCCGGTCGCCGGTCAGCTGGTTAGTAAAATCAATCAGCCCGGCAACACGACGGATTACTTCTACGACGGGATGAATCGCAAGATCGCCGAGGTGCGCCAACTGCGGGTTGGCGGCCAGGGCGGCGGCGCTCTCGATACGAGCAACGCGGCCAACCCCGACGGGTTGATCGTCAACAGCTGCGACTGGGACGCCAACAGCCGTCTGATCGCAATGGCTGATGATGGCAGCACGCCCGGCGACCAGAACACCAACGTCGGCATCATTGACTCGGCGGACCCGAAAGGCAACATCACCCGTTACGTCTACGACGACCTCAACCGCCGCAAGCAGGAAATCTTCGACGACGGCACGATCCGGGATTACGTTTACGACGGCGACAACAATCTCCTGCGTGTGGTAGATCAAAACGGCACGATCCTGACGAGGCGCTTTGACGGCATCAACCGGCTGGTGCAGATTGATGTGAAGCGCGCCACGTCGCGCACCCCGCACCGAGCCGGCGGCTTCAAAGACCCGAACGTGAGGTGGCAAGTCACCGGCACAACCTTGCAGCGGTTTGAATACGACGGCTTGTCGCGGCTGACGCTGGCCTTTGACAACAACGACCCGGCTGACCCGCTCGACGACCAGCCGGTGACGTACTCCTACGACTCGTTGAGCCGCGTGCTCGAAGAACGGCAGTGCGAGTTCCCCGTGTCCAGCCGCTGGGCAGGCGATAATAACCGCGTCGGGCTGGTCTACCCGAATGGCCGCGCCCTTGACATCACTTACGACCACCTCGACCGCATTGACACGATCAGCGACGCGAACACGGGCGCTACGTTGGCTGCTGCGCCGATTGTTGACTACTCCTACATCGGCCCCGACCGCGTGCTCGAACGCGTTTATGGCAATGGCGTGCGGCTGACGCACCTTGATGGTGATTCTCAGCACGACGTAGGGTACGACGGAGTCAAGCGCGAGGTCATGCGCCGCCACCTCGACCGGAATGGCGCGCTGATCGCCGGGTTTGAATACAGCTACGACCGGGTGAACAACAAGCTCTCTGAGAAAGAGAGCCGCACAAACCAGACGCCGAACCAGCCAGCCCGCGTTGAGAGTTACGAATATGATTCAGCGTACCGCCTCACGAAGTTTGACAGGACAGGCGATGACCTGGACACCTGGCAGCTTGACGGCGTCGGCAACTGGGCCAAGCGCCGCAGCCTCGCAAACCAAGCCAATAACATGAACGAGTACACGGTGTTCGGGCGCGTTGCCGGAGCGACAGCGGGCATTCCCTTGCAATCCGGCAGCGCACAGTTTCATGACGACAACGGCAACCTGCTGGATGACGGCACGAACCTTTACGAGTACGACTTTGCCAACCGGCTGCGCAAAGTTACGCGTAAAGCGGACCGGGCCGCCGTTGCGATTTATTTCTACGACGCGCACAACCGGAGATTTCAAGCGACTGTGACCAACAGCCGCAGCGTGAGCGGAAATATAAACGGCACGGTGCGATATTTCTATGACGGTTGGCAGGAGATCGAAGAAGTTTCAGTCAGCTCGAATTTACAACGCGCCGGCGCGACGCAGCAATATGTTTATGGCCTGTGGATAGACGAGCCGCTGACGCTCGACGTAGACGGCAACAACGATGGCCGCATTGAGCCGAGCGACGCGACAGGCGACGGCGACAGTGACCGCTTCGATCAAGTGAAGGACAAGCGATTCTTCTACAGCGAAGACGGCAAGCGTTACATCGCGGCATTGACCGACCATCACGGCGCGGTCGTCGAGCGATATCGGTACGATGCTTATGGCATACCAACGATCACCGACGCCGCCGGAACGACGCACAGTCAGAGCGCCGTCAACAATCACTATCTTTTCGCCGGACGCCGCTTCGACCCTGAGAGCGGACTTTACTATTATCGCCATCGCTATATGAATCCCCAGACCGGGCGATTCATTCATCGCGACCCGATTGGTATGTGGTCGGATGAAGTGAATCTCGGTAACGCCTACGCTTACGTGGGCAATAATCCGATCAATTATGTAGACCCCGATGGGCGTTTCTTCTGGGTTATTTTAGCAATCGCTATTGCTCTAGCTACTGTACCGGGAGATTCAGGCGAAGGCGTAGGCTGTGCACACTGTACTGGACGCATTCGTAAGCAACAAAATCCTTATCAGCCAGAGCAGCCAAGAGCACAATTAAGCCCAAACGGACAATTTGTAGCGCCCCGACTTAGTTCTTATAGTGACAGCCTTGCGCCAACAGATAACCAACTACAAGGCTTTACGCTGCCATTGCTGAATTCCACGCCGACTTCCTCTGGTCAGGATTGGAGTGAGCCACACCAATTCTTTCAAGCGCCGCCTTTCTTCAGTTTTACCGAGCAAGATCATAGAGAACTGGTTGGCGGGTTGTTTAATCGACCTTTCAGTTTTGGAGGATTTGAGGGCAGTAATTTAATTATTAATATACCACAGCAACCTGGAATAGTTGCGGCTCCCGATGCGGGGGCTCCCCAGGCAGGCTCAAATTGCAGGGCCGTGTGTATTCGCTACGACGGTGACCAACCAGTATGGGGTGGGTATGTTAAAGGAACACAGCCTGGCCCTGCGGGGGCTAGGGGGGCGTGCAAACTGATAGGCGGTATGACTCTAAAAACAAAGGACTGTGGTGAATGAGGACAACCTTGCAATAAAGACACCAGGCTCTAGTAAAAAGAGATGTTATATCTTCTTTTATGTGGCTGCCTGTTCTAAGTGGCATCAGGGTGTGATTAACCGACAGCCAACGGGGAACGTACTTTACTTACACCCAGCAGCTTTTGCGAAATCGCTCGCCATCGCGCAGTGGTCGTTGGTATAACCTTTAGCCGGGGTGAACCAATGATCGTCATGAAATTCGGCGGCACGTCGGTGGGCGATGCCGCCGCCATTCATCAAGTCGCGGAGATTGTTAAGAGCAAACTTCACCGCGCGCCGGTGGTCGTCGTCTCGGCAATGACGCGCGTGACCGACGCCCTCTTAAGCATCGCCCGCATCGCCACCGAGCGGCGCTATGAAGAAGCCGCCGCTATCATCGAAGCCTTACGCGAGCGCCACCTTGAAACGGCGCGCGCTTTGATGGCGGGCTGCGCCGACACGGGCAGCTATTCGCTCGAATGGGCCGCGCACAGCATCGATTACCAGTTCAACGAATTGACCGGGCTGGCGCGCTCTGTGGCGACACTGGGCGAGCTGACGCCGCGCAGCCAGGATGCCGTCGTATCGTTCGGCGAACGCTTGTCGTCGGTGATCGTCACCGCGGCGTTCGCGGCGCGCGGCATCCGCGCCGAGCTGGTTGATTCGCGCCAGTTCGTCCTCACCGATAAACAGTTCACGCGCGCCGCGCCTGATATGGCCGAAACCCGACTGCGAACACGCGCGGTCTTGTTGCCGGTCGTCGAATCGAAGTGTGTGCCGGTGGCGCAAGGCTTCATCGGCTCGACCGCCGATGGCGTGACGACGACCATCGGGCGCGGCGGCTCGGATTATTCAGCGGCCATCATCGGCGCGGCGATTGGCGCCGAGGCGATTGAGATATGGACGGACGTTGACGGCTTGCTGACCGCTGACCCGCGTGTCGTCCGCAACGCCCGCCGCATCCGCGTCATCTCTTTCACGGAAGCCGCCGAGCTGTCGTACTTCGGCGCCAAGGTGCTGCACCCATCAACCGTCCTGCCGGCGGTCGAGCAAGGAATTCCCGTCCATATCTTCAACACCCACAACCCGACGGGCGAAGGGACTTTGATTGTCTCGAAGCCGCCGCGCACCGCAAACGCCATCAAATCCATCGCCCTCAAACGCGGCGTCACGATCATCCACGTCACCGCGACGCGCATGCTGATGGCCTATGGCTTCCTGCGCGCGCTGTTCGAGGTCTTCGAGCGCCATCAGACTTCCGTTGATGTCGTGACGACTTCGGAAGTCTCGGTTTCGATGACCCTCGACAGCGCCGACAACCTCGAAGCCATCGAGCGCGACCTGCGGCAGATCGGCGAAGTCGGCATCGAGCGCGACAAGGCGATTGTCTGCGTCGTCGGCGAAAACCTGAAGTCCACGCCGGGCGTCGCGGGCCGATTGTTTGGCGCCATCGGCGATGCCAACATCAACATGATCAGCCAGGGCGCGTCCGAGATTAACCTCACGTTCGTCACAGACGAGCGCGATGCCGCCGTGGTTATCGAGCGTTTGCATGAAGCGTTCTTCACAGAGGCTGACCCGGCGGTCTTCGCGTGAGATTTGATTCTTCGAGATATGATGAGAAGATTAAACACCGAGGCACGGAGGCACGGAGGCACAGAGTCTTCCCCGTGCCTCCCCTGTGCCTCGGTGCCTCGGTGTTTCATTCCGATTCCAAAGCAGACGCGATGCCAGTACATGAACAAACTATTGCTACGCTGATTGACGCCGTGCGCCGCGTCAGCGGCTCGCTCGACCTCGACGAAGTCCTCGACACCACGTTCGACTCGCTCAAAGAGCTAATCGATTATTCGGCGGCGGTCATCTGCATCATTGACCCGCCGACGCACGCGCTCTTCGAAGTGCGGACGCGCGGCTACCCGCCGCAGGTGATCGGCGACGACTTCCTGCAATCGGGCGGCGGCATCATCGGCTGGGTCATCAAGAACGCCCGCGGCGAGATCGTCAACAACGTTAAGAGCGACACGCGCTACGTCAAGGCGCGCGCCGAGACGCGCTCGGAGATCGCCGCGCCGCTCATACGCGCCGATGGCGCGGTGATCGGCGTCATCAACCTCGAAGCCGACCGCGTTGATCGCTACAGCGAGCGCGACCTGGAACTACTGACCATGTTCGCGGCGCTGACGGCCTCGGCGGTTGATCACACGTTGCTTTACCGCGAAGTCGTCAGGCAGCGGCAGGCCGAGAGCGAAATCGAGCTGGCGCGCAAAGTCGTCGAAGGGTTGTTGCCGCGCGCCTTCCCCAACCACAGCGGGCTCGACATCTACGGGACGACGATCCCTGTGCGCGAAGTCGGCGGCGATTATCTGGACGTGATCGATCAGATATCGGATCGGCTCGGCGTGCTGGTGGCCGATGTTTCGGGAAAAGGACTGGCGGCGGCGCTGATTATGGTGACGTTTCGCGCCTATGTCCACGCCACCGTCATCAATGAGCTGGCGATGCGCGTCGTGATGACGCGCATCAGCCGGCTGGTACACGAAGCGACCAACGGCGACCGCTTCATCACGACTTTTTACGGATTGATTGACGTAGAAAACAAGCGGCTGATGTATATCAACGCCGGCCACAACCCGCCGCTGTTGCTGCGCAGCGACGGCAGCAGCCAGTTGTTATCGCACGGCGGCCTGCCGCTCGGCGTGTTTGAAGAGGCGCGCTACTCGGAATCGGTCGCCGAGTTACGTTCGGGCGACGTGCTGGTGCTATACACCGACGGCGTCGTCGAAGCGCGCAACTCGAAAGACGAGATGTTCGGTCTGCCGCGGCTTGAACAGTTGGTGCGAGCCAACGAAAGCGACCGCGCTTACGACATCGTGCAGGCGGTCACCAGCGCGGTTTACGAATATACCTTTGACATGGACGGCCCCGAAGATGATCTGACGGTCATGGTGATTAAGGTAAAGTGACAAGTGACAAGTGACAAGAGGAACGGCGTAGGCCAGAATCAACCAGGAATCGGAGTGACAATGTCTTGTCACTTGTCACTTGTCACTTGTCACTTTATAGAGCTTGGCGCGGGTCGGAATCGTTAGCGAGGAGGTGGCGCGAGGGGCCGGGCAGCCCTTTGCGGCGTGCTTTGTCGGCGTACATGGCGCGGTCTGCGGCCAATAACAGCTCATCGAATAATTCGCCGTCCGCGCCGAAGCTGGCGCAGCCGATACTGACGCCGAGCCCCACCCGATTGCCATTGAAACCGAACTCGTGCCGGTCTATGGCCTTCTGCAAGCGCGCCATCGCTTCGCGCGCCTCTTCGGCGCCCACCTGCATGACGATGACGAACTCGTCGCCGGCATAGCGGCCCAGAAAATCCATCGAGCGGATCAGCCCAAGCATCACTGCCGCCAGTTGCTTTAGCACTTGATCGCCCGCCTGGTGGCCGAGCCGATCATTCACCGCCTTGAAGCCATCCAGGTCGAGCAGCATCACTGAAAAGGTGTCGCGGTGGCGGCGCGCGCGGTCGGCCTCTTCTTCAAAGCGATAGCGCAGCGCGCGCGCGTTCGGCAATCCGGTCAGCGGGTCGGTCAGGGCGCTGTTCTCTGTGCGCTCGTGATGCACCGAATTGGCGACCGCGTCCGAGAGCAGCTTGGCGACAGCTTCCATCAGCCGCAGATGGTCGGGGGTGTAGGCGTCCAGCTCTGCCGAGTAGACCGCCAGCGCGCCGAGCGCTTCGCCCTCTTTGATCAGCGGCACCACGGTCGCCGCGCTGTAGGGTTCGCCGGGGTCGAGCTGCATGGCATCGAAATCAACCGACGGGTTGCAGTTGTGCATGGGATGGCTGTTGGCGACCACCCAGCCGCTGATGCCGCGCCCCGACGGCATGCGCTTGCCGCGGAAGGCTTCGCCGTTGCGCCCCGCGACCTGCGCCGCCTCGACCTCTGTGGCGTCCTGCCGCGCCAGGTAGAGAATGCAGGTGGTGTAGTTGACGATGTCGAGCAGGCGCGCGGAAAAGACCGCGAAGCTGTCGCGCAGGTCGAGGCTGGTGCCGATGGTCTGGGCGATGTTGTAGAGCGCCAGCACTTCGCGGTGGGCATCGCGAATCTGCTCGAATGCCAGCGGCCCGGAGGGTCTCGGTTGCAAGCGGCGGTCGTCGCCCGTCTTGCGGCGGAAGGCCTCGGCCTGGGCTTCGACGCGGCACTCGCGGATTTCCGCCTCGAAGATTTCAAGGTGATCGAGGAACGCCCGGACCACGTGCGGGTCGAAGACCGCGCCGGCGCCCTCTTTGAGCGTCACGATGGCTTCGTCGCGGGACATCGCCTGACGGTACTGGCGGTCTTCGCGCATTGAATCGAACGAGTCGGCAATCGTCAGAATCCGCGCCGTGATGGGAATCTCGTCGCCGCACAGACTGTCGGGATAGCCATGCCCGTCCCAGCGCTCGTGATGATGGCGCACGACCGGCACGACCGGGTAAGGAAAGCCGACGCGCTCTAGTATCTCTGCGCCGACCGTCGTGTGGACTTTCATCTTCTCGAACTCGGCGGGCGTCAGCTTGCCGGGCTTGTTAAGGATGTAATCGGGGACGGCCAGTTTGCCGATGTCATGCAGCAAAGCCCCGGCCTTTAACGCTTCGATCTCCATGTCCGACAGGCCAAACAGGCGCGCCAGCCCGGTCGCGTAAATCTGCACGCGCCGCACATGGTCTTGCGTGACTTCGTCTTTGGCGTCAATGGCGATGGCCAGCGCCTCGATAGTTCGCAGGTGCAGGTCGGCCATCTGCTCGGCGTGGCGGTTCGAGGTCTCGACGCGTTCGAGATAAACGCGGTAGGTGAAATAGGTAATCGATGCAATGGGCACCGAGAGAATGAAGGCGTAAAACGAGATGACGGCGATCAGCTTGACGATGATACAGGTCATCAAGGCGCCGCCGAGATAAGAGACCGCCGCCCACCACCGCGACGTCCGGTTGACCGCAACGCCGCCGCCCCGCCGCGTGGCGATCAGGCTGGCGAGGCCGAAATCGCAGGCGAAATGCGCCGCGGCAATGACCGCTACGGCCAGGCCGAGGCTGAGCATATCTGCCGTCAGCTGCGTCAGGTCGCCGAATAGCAAGGCCGCTACGGCGCTTGCGACGTAAGCCGCCAACGCCTTGCGCGTCGCGTGGTAGAGGACGACGCGGCGCTGTTGTTTGTGCTGTAGCGAATGGATGGCGGCGTCGGCGCCGGCCAGGGTCACCGCCGGGAACGGGCCGAATAAGAGCATGGCCATAAAGACCAGCACGTCACCGAGCGCCAGGCCGCCGGCAAGGCGCGGCATGCCGACATCGAGGCGCGAGGCGAGCAGCACTGTGACCAGGCTGAGCAGCACCCATTGCACGCGGATGCCGTTCGAAACCAGCAGGGCCGTCGAATAGGCGAGCGCCGCCAGCCCCAGCCCGGTGACGACACCAGACAGCGCGTTGCCGATGGTCATGTCCCGCTCAAGAACCGCGCCCGCCATCTCTCTACGGC encodes the following:
- a CDS encoding GAF domain-containing SpoIIE family protein phosphatase; the encoded protein is MPVHEQTIATLIDAVRRVSGSLDLDEVLDTTFDSLKELIDYSAAVICIIDPPTHALFEVRTRGYPPQVIGDDFLQSGGGIIGWVIKNARGEIVNNVKSDTRYVKARAETRSEIAAPLIRADGAVIGVINLEADRVDRYSERDLELLTMFAALTASAVDHTLLYREVVRQRQAESEIELARKVVEGLLPRAFPNHSGLDIYGTTIPVREVGGDYLDVIDQISDRLGVLVADVSGKGLAAALIMVTFRAYVHATVINELAMRVVMTRISRLVHEATNGDRFITTFYGLIDVENKRLMYINAGHNPPLLLRSDGSSQLLSHGGLPLGVFEEARYSESVAELRSGDVLVLYTDGVVEARNSKDEMFGLPRLEQLVRANESDRAYDIVQAVTSAVYEYTFDMDGPEDDLTVMVIKVK
- the lysC gene encoding lysine-sensitive aspartokinase 3, which gives rise to MIVMKFGGTSVGDAAAIHQVAEIVKSKLHRAPVVVVSAMTRVTDALLSIARIATERRYEEAAAIIEALRERHLETARALMAGCADTGSYSLEWAAHSIDYQFNELTGLARSVATLGELTPRSQDAVVSFGERLSSVIVTAAFAARGIRAELVDSRQFVLTDKQFTRAAPDMAETRLRTRAVLLPVVESKCVPVAQGFIGSTADGVTTTIGRGGSDYSAAIIGAAIGAEAIEIWTDVDGLLTADPRVVRNARRIRVISFTEAAELSYFGAKVLHPSTVLPAVEQGIPVHIFNTHNPTGEGTLIVSKPPRTANAIKSIALKRGVTIIHVTATRMLMAYGFLRALFEVFERHQTSVDVVTTSEVSVSMTLDSADNLEAIERDLRQIGEVGIERDKAIVCVVGENLKSTPGVAGRLFGAIGDANINMISQGASEINLTFVTDERDAAVVIERLHEAFFTEADPAVFA
- a CDS encoding diguanylate cyclase, whose translation is MAGAVLERDMTIGNALSGVVTGLGLAALAYSTALLVSNGIRVQWVLLSLVTVLLASRLDVGMPRLAGGLALGDVLVFMAMLLFGPFPAVTLAGADAAIHSLQHKQQRRVVLYHATRKALAAYVASAVAALLFGDLTQLTADMLSLGLAVAVIAAAHFACDFGLASLIATRRGGGVAVNRTSRWWAAVSYLGGALMTCIIVKLIAVISFYAFILSVPIASITYFTYRVYLERVETSNRHAEQMADLHLRTIEALAIAIDAKDEVTQDHVRRVQIYATGLARLFGLSDMEIEALKAGALLHDIGKLAVPDYILNKPGKLTPAEFEKMKVHTTVGAEILERVGFPYPVVPVVRHHHERWDGHGYPDSLCGDEIPITARILTIADSFDSMREDRQYRQAMSRDEAIVTLKEGAGAVFDPHVVRAFLDHLEIFEAEIRECRVEAQAEAFRRKTGDDRRLQPRPSGPLAFEQIRDAHREVLALYNIAQTIGTSLDLRDSFAVFSARLLDIVNYTTCILYLARQDATEVEAAQVAGRNGEAFRGKRMPSGRGISGWVVANSHPMHNCNPSVDFDAMQLDPGEPYSAATVVPLIKEGEALGALAVYSAELDAYTPDHLRLMEAVAKLLSDAVANSVHHERTENSALTDPLTGLPNARALRYRFEEEADRARRHRDTFSVMLLDLDGFKAVNDRLGHQAGDQVLKQLAAVMLGLIRSMDFLGRYAGDEFVIVMQVGAEEAREAMARLQKAIDRHEFGFNGNRVGLGVSIGCASFGADGELFDELLLAADRAMYADKARRKGLPGPSRHLLANDSDPRQAL